DNA sequence from the Pedobacter sp. W3I1 genome:
TTTGAATAGTTGTTATTCGCGGTTTTTATTTAATCTATCCCAAAAGCTATTGTGATCTAATTTACTAAAAAGACCTTCAGTGAGGTATATTTCGAGAAATTTTAGAATTGAAGTGGTCTGAACTGTCATATCTTGAGATCCATGATTGTCGTTAATAATTTCATACTGACCTCCTTCCCTGAGTTGAATTAACCATTGATCGCTGTAAATCATATATTCGGCAAAATAGAAGGTATTGCTTTTTAACTCACTTCGATAATCAACTGCCTCAGCTATTGGAACTATCCTGAATAAATAATCATCTGTTTCAAATCCGTTGCAAAATTTATAGAAATCAATAAGATCTAGCGGAAGTGGGAAGCTAAGCTTTGATTCCAGGTCCGCTAGATCTTCATCGCTACAAGGATCATTTAAGGTAATACCTAGTTTCTTTACTTCGCGTTTGTGATCTTTGAAAAGTTGTTTGAATTTGTTCATATTTGCGGAGTAACCGTTATTTCGTGCCACTTATGGCCACAATGTCGGCATTGCCTGGCATATGGTGTCCTAGCAAGTTTATCACACTTTGAACAATTGTTAAAAAATACTTTT
Encoded proteins:
- a CDS encoding SMI1/KNR4 family protein, with the protein product MNKFKQLFKDHKREVKKLGITLNDPCSDEDLADLESKLSFPLPLDLIDFYKFCNGFETDDYLFRIVPIAEAVDYRSELKSNTFYFAEYMIYSDQWLIQLREGGQYEIINDNHGSQDMTVQTTSILKFLEIYLTEGLFSKLDHNSFWDRLNKNRE